In Vibrio sp. STUT-A11, a genomic segment contains:
- the potG gene encoding putrescine ABC transporter ATP-binding subunit PotG codes for MTVMSICNDVPHMHVDSNPPKPLLEIKGLTKSFDGHVAVDGLDLTINQGELFALLGASGCGKSTLLRMLAGFEQPSAGQIILDGEDLAEIPPYRRPVNMMFQSYALFPHMTVADNIAFGLKQDGMSRQEINQTVKQMLELVHMSDYAKRKPHQLSGGQKQRVALARSLAKKPKLLLLDEPMGALDKNLREKMQLEVVDILERVGVTCVMVTHDQEEAMTMASRMAIMNKGQFVQIGSPESIYEHPNSKFSAKFVGTVNIFEGILENNQNDSCTVRSQELEHPICINEGISGVTGVPVMIAVRPEKMALSTHSNHSVNSCTGIVEDIAYMGNQSIYHVRLPSGKLVTATLQNTTRLRKDMPTWEQKVTLSWEMESCVVLKI; via the coding sequence ATGACAGTGATGTCAATTTGTAATGATGTTCCTCATATGCATGTGGATTCTAACCCGCCAAAACCCTTATTAGAAATCAAAGGTCTCACCAAAAGCTTTGATGGTCACGTCGCCGTTGATGGTTTGGATTTGACGATCAATCAAGGTGAACTGTTTGCCCTGCTTGGCGCATCGGGCTGTGGAAAATCAACGTTGCTGAGAATGCTTGCTGGCTTCGAGCAACCTTCAGCAGGGCAGATTATTTTAGATGGAGAAGATCTTGCCGAGATACCTCCGTATCGTCGCCCGGTCAATATGATGTTCCAATCCTATGCGCTGTTTCCTCATATGACCGTTGCAGACAATATTGCATTTGGTTTAAAGCAGGACGGCATGTCACGCCAAGAAATCAATCAAACCGTCAAACAGATGCTAGAGCTGGTCCATATGTCTGACTATGCCAAACGCAAACCTCATCAACTTTCTGGTGGTCAGAAACAGCGTGTTGCACTGGCTCGTAGTTTAGCGAAAAAGCCAAAACTGCTGCTTCTGGATGAACCAATGGGCGCTTTAGATAAAAACTTAAGAGAAAAAATGCAACTCGAAGTGGTGGATATCTTAGAGCGTGTGGGGGTGACTTGTGTGATGGTGACCCACGATCAAGAAGAAGCCATGACCATGGCCAGTCGAATGGCGATTATGAATAAAGGTCAGTTTGTGCAAATTGGCTCTCCAGAATCGATCTATGAACACCCGAATTCGAAATTCTCTGCCAAGTTTGTCGGCACGGTAAATATCTTTGAAGGCATATTGGAAAATAATCAAAACGATAGTTGCACCGTGCGCAGTCAAGAGCTTGAACACCCGATTTGTATTAATGAAGGCATTTCTGGTGTGACAGGGGTTCCCGTGATGATTGCGGTTAGGCCAGAGAAAATGGCGTTGAGCACACATAGCAATCATTCGGTCAACAGCTGCACAGGGATCGTTGAAGATATTGCCTATATGGGTAATCAATCTATCTACCACGTGCGTTTACCTTCTGGAAAATTAGTCACGGCAACCTTACAAAATACCACTCGCTTGAGAAAAGACATGCCGACGTGGGAACAGAAGGTCACGCTAAGTTGGGAAATGGAAAGCTGCGTGGTACTTAAAATATGA
- the potH gene encoding putrescine ABC transporter permease PotH has translation MIKKAKLDIWRVIPTPKCLLLAVPYGWLLLFFLLPFLIVFKISFAEAQVSIPPYSELLSYAEQQLQLLLNIGNYEYLLEDDLYVSSYLESIRIAFISTLLCLVVGFPIAWAIVHSTPSTRNVLLMLIILPSWTSFLIRVYAWIGILKNNGLLNNVLLTIGAIDEPLKILHTDVAVYIGIVYTYLPFMVLPLYTALMRVDYSLIEAASDLGAKPITTLFSVLIPLTRAGIVAGSMLVFIPAVGEYVIPELLGGPDSILIGKVLWQEFFNNRDWPVASAVATTMLLILMVPILWFHRYQKRELEVQG, from the coding sequence ATGATAAAGAAAGCCAAACTCGATATCTGGCGTGTCATACCCACGCCCAAGTGCTTACTGCTTGCTGTCCCTTATGGATGGTTGTTACTGTTCTTCTTACTCCCATTTTTGATCGTATTTAAGATCAGCTTCGCCGAGGCTCAGGTCTCGATTCCTCCCTATTCTGAACTGCTCAGTTATGCCGAGCAGCAATTGCAGCTACTGCTGAATATCGGTAACTACGAATACTTGCTGGAAGATGATTTGTATGTGTCTTCCTATTTAGAATCGATACGTATCGCATTCATTTCAACGTTACTGTGTTTAGTGGTCGGTTTTCCAATTGCCTGGGCTATCGTGCATTCCACACCCTCAACGCGTAACGTCCTGCTGATGCTGATCATTCTGCCTTCATGGACGAGTTTCTTAATTCGAGTTTATGCCTGGATAGGTATCCTCAAAAACAATGGATTACTCAATAACGTACTGTTAACCATTGGGGCGATTGATGAACCATTAAAGATATTGCACACCGATGTCGCCGTATATATCGGCATTGTGTATACCTATCTGCCTTTCATGGTCCTGCCTTTGTATACCGCGTTGATGCGAGTGGATTATTCACTGATAGAAGCCGCGAGTGATTTAGGCGCTAAACCAATCACCACATTGTTTAGTGTGTTAATACCGTTAACTCGGGCGGGTATTGTCGCCGGTTCCATGTTGGTCTTTATTCCTGCAGTTGGGGAGTATGTTATTCCTGAACTGCTTGGCGGGCCGGATTCGATCCTGATAGGTAAAGTGTTATGGCAAGAATTTTTCAATAACCGAGATTGGCCCGTTGCCTCGGCTGTCGCCACCACAATGTTACTGATACTAATGGTGCCAATTCTGTGGTTCCATCGTTACCAAAAACGTGAATTGGAGGTACAGGGATGA
- a CDS encoding ABC transporter permease subunit produces MNDIPVYNNKWKWMVLGLGFAFLYLPILILIIYSFNENRLVTVWSGFSFKWYSELFDDDLLMGGVKLSLLIGFLSASAAVVLGTIAAFVLNRFGKFRGETGFAFMITAPLVMPEVITGLSLLLLFIAMGQVFDLFNQRGMMTIWIAHVTFCTAYVTVVVSSRLQEVDRSIEEAAMDLGAPPWKVFVQITLPTIAPAIVAGWLLAFTLSLDDLVIASFVSGPSATTLPMVVFSSVRLGVSPKINALATLIILAVSCATFIAWWVLAKAEKRRLQEAKMSQQ; encoded by the coding sequence ATGAATGATATTCCAGTTTACAACAATAAATGGAAGTGGATGGTTTTAGGATTAGGCTTTGCCTTTCTCTATTTACCTATTTTGATTTTGATAATTTATTCTTTTAATGAAAACCGCTTAGTGACCGTTTGGTCCGGGTTTTCTTTTAAGTGGTATTCAGAGCTATTTGACGATGACTTATTAATGGGCGGGGTAAAGCTGAGCTTGTTAATTGGTTTTCTCTCTGCCAGCGCCGCTGTGGTGCTGGGTACTATCGCGGCGTTTGTCCTGAATCGCTTCGGGAAATTTAGAGGTGAAACCGGATTCGCGTTTATGATCACGGCGCCGTTGGTGATGCCAGAAGTGATCACCGGTCTGTCTTTACTGTTACTCTTCATTGCGATGGGGCAAGTGTTTGATTTATTTAATCAACGCGGAATGATGACTATCTGGATTGCACATGTTACGTTTTGCACGGCATACGTTACGGTGGTCGTTAGCTCCAGGTTACAAGAGGTTGATCGCTCAATCGAAGAGGCAGCGATGGATTTGGGGGCTCCGCCTTGGAAGGTCTTTGTGCAAATTACCTTACCAACGATTGCTCCTGCTATTGTTGCAGGCTGGCTGCTGGCGTTTACGTTATCACTCGATGACTTGGTGATTGCAAGTTTTGTATCTGGTCCGAGTGCTACAACGCTACCAATGGTGGTATTCTCCAGCGTTAGACTAGGCGTTAGTCCTAAAATTAATGCCCTCGCGACGTTGATTATTTTAGCTGTCTCCTGTGCCACCTTTATTGCGTGGTGGGTGCTCGCTAAAGCGGAGAAACGGCGATTACAAGAGGCGAAAATGAGCCAGCAGTAG
- a CDS encoding aldehyde dehydrogenase has translation MDTTNWHDKATELRFNTQAYINGKLTNAISDDTFEIINPATGKHLAHVARCREEDVEIAVKAARDAFHSRVWAGLPPAQRKTVLLNYAKLIEQHKEQFALLESLDMGKPISDAMGYDAPATARCIQWNAEAIDKIYDEVAPVTEEALALVTREPLGVVAAIVPWNFPTVMAAWKIGPALATGNSVIIKPSEKSPLTAILLAELASQAGIPDGVLQVLPGFGHEAGQALALHQDVDCITFTGSTAIGKKLLTFAGESNLKRTFMECGGKSPHIVHYDVKNIEKAAATAASAICYNQGEVCTAGSRLLVHSSIKDQFIDLLMKNMDKWQPGDPLNDSSRVGAIVDKAQFERVLDYIEVGKQEGATLRFGGQPVLEHTGGYFIQPAVFTDVTPDMRIFKEEIFGPVLCVTTFDTIDEAIELANDSEYGLAAGVWTSDISTAVKCSRTLRAGTVFVNNWDGGDMTMPFGGYKQSGNGRDKSLHALDKYTEVKSTWIELD, from the coding sequence ATGGACACTACAAACTGGCATGATAAAGCCACTGAGTTGAGATTTAACACACAAGCCTACATCAATGGAAAGCTCACTAACGCTATTAGCGATGATACCTTCGAGATTATTAACCCAGCAACGGGCAAACACCTTGCTCACGTGGCGCGTTGCCGAGAGGAAGATGTCGAGATTGCGGTTAAAGCCGCGCGTGATGCTTTTCATTCCCGAGTCTGGGCAGGACTGCCACCAGCGCAGCGCAAGACGGTATTACTCAACTACGCCAAACTTATCGAACAACATAAAGAACAGTTCGCTCTTCTGGAGTCTTTAGATATGGGGAAGCCCATTTCTGATGCAATGGGATACGATGCGCCAGCCACTGCTCGCTGCATACAATGGAACGCCGAAGCGATTGATAAAATTTACGATGAAGTCGCCCCCGTAACTGAAGAAGCACTCGCACTGGTGACAAGAGAGCCTTTAGGTGTCGTCGCTGCCATTGTTCCTTGGAACTTTCCTACCGTGATGGCGGCTTGGAAAATTGGCCCGGCATTAGCCACTGGTAACTCAGTCATCATCAAACCATCGGAAAAATCGCCTCTCACCGCTATTTTACTCGCTGAATTAGCTTCTCAAGCCGGGATTCCCGACGGTGTGCTTCAAGTTCTGCCTGGCTTTGGTCATGAGGCAGGGCAAGCACTCGCGCTTCATCAAGACGTCGACTGCATTACTTTTACTGGCTCTACGGCTATCGGGAAGAAATTATTGACCTTTGCTGGTGAATCCAACCTCAAGCGAACCTTTATGGAGTGTGGTGGCAAGAGCCCTCATATTGTCCATTACGATGTGAAAAACATTGAGAAAGCGGCTGCCACTGCAGCAAGTGCTATTTGCTATAACCAGGGGGAAGTCTGTACCGCTGGATCTCGTCTTTTGGTTCACTCATCCATCAAAGATCAATTCATCGATCTATTAATGAAGAACATGGACAAATGGCAACCTGGCGATCCTCTTAACGACAGCTCACGTGTAGGCGCGATTGTCGATAAAGCTCAGTTTGAACGGGTACTCGATTATATTGAGGTGGGCAAACAAGAAGGTGCAACACTTCGATTTGGTGGCCAACCCGTTCTTGAACATACAGGCGGCTACTTTATTCAGCCTGCTGTCTTCACAGACGTGACACCTGACATGCGTATATTCAAAGAAGAGATATTTGGTCCTGTACTTTGTGTGACGACATTCGACACGATTGATGAAGCGATCGAGCTTGCCAACGACAGTGAATATGGCCTTGCTGCAGGCGTGTGGACTTCCGATATTTCCACTGCGGTAAAATGCTCGCGCACGCTAAGAGCCGGTACCGTATTTGTGAACAACTGGGACGGCGGAGATATGACAATGCCGTTTGGTGGATACAAGCAAAGTGGCAATGGCCGGGATAAGTCTTTACATGCATTAGACAAATACACTGAGGTCAAATCTACATGGATCGAACTTGACTAG
- a CDS encoding RNA methyltransferase: protein MISKNQLKLLRALGQKKQRKAHGLFLVQGEKNVLELATSSLTVKQIFATAEFLEQHRQELGHFDCIEASLDDLTKASTLVSNNAAIAVVEIPSTKVPQAKGLMIALDGVSDPGNLGTIIRVADWYGIKHIIASSDCADPYNPKTISATMGSFGRVQVSLVDLPSYLEQANLPVYGAFLEGESVHKTDFSAEGILLMGSESHGVREEASKFVTDKVTIPAFGGAESLNVAMATGIILDNMRRQHS from the coding sequence ATGATTTCAAAAAACCAATTAAAACTGCTTCGTGCTTTGGGTCAAAAGAAGCAACGTAAAGCGCACGGCTTATTTCTGGTTCAGGGTGAAAAGAACGTACTGGAGTTAGCAACGAGTTCGTTAACGGTTAAACAGATTTTTGCTACCGCGGAATTTCTTGAACAGCACCGTCAAGAGCTTGGTCACTTTGACTGCATCGAAGCATCACTGGACGACCTGACCAAAGCCAGTACGCTGGTTAGTAACAACGCGGCAATTGCGGTCGTAGAAATTCCAAGTACGAAAGTGCCTCAGGCGAAAGGCTTGATGATTGCATTGGATGGCGTGTCTGATCCGGGTAACTTAGGTACCATCATTCGCGTCGCGGATTGGTATGGCATTAAGCACATTATTGCGAGTTCGGACTGTGCGGATCCGTACAATCCTAAAACCATCAGTGCGACGATGGGCAGCTTTGGCCGAGTTCAGGTTAGTCTTGTCGACCTGCCTAGCTACTTAGAACAAGCGAACTTGCCAGTCTACGGCGCGTTTCTGGAAGGGGAAAGCGTGCATAAAACCGATTTCTCTGCCGAAGGTATCTTACTGATGGGCAGTGAATCACACGGTGTGCGTGAAGAAGCGTCGAAATTCGTGACTGACAAAGTCACCATTCCAGCTTTTGGTGGTGCAGAGTCGCTTAACGTTGCCATGGCGACTGGCATCATTTTGGACAATATGCGTCGTCAACACAGCTAA
- a CDS encoding NAD(P)/FAD-dependent oxidoreductase, with translation MIRINEIRLPLDHEEGALLDAITKKLGIPAEKVISFNVFRRGYDARKKTNIQLIYTLDIIVEGDEAALLEKFTKDPHVRQTPDMEYKFVAKAPESLKERPVVIGFGPCGLFAGLVLAQMGFNPIIVERGKEVRERTKDTFGFWRKRALNTESNVQFGEGGAGTFSDGKLYSQVKDPNFYGRKVITEFVDAGAPEEILYVSKPHIGTFKLVTMIEKMRAKIIELGGEIRFSTRVDDLHMEDGQITGVTLSNGEEIKSRHIVLAVGHSARDTFEMLHDRGVYMEAKPFSVGFRIEHKQSMIDEARFGPNAGNPILGAADYKLVHHCKNGRTVYSFCMCPGGTVVAATSEEGRVVTNGMSQYSRSERNANSAIVVGISPELDYPGDPLAGIRLQRELESGAYTLGGETYDAPAQKIGDFLKGRDPSELGDVEPSFTPGIKLTDLSKALPPFAIEAIREAIPAFDRKIKGFASDDGLLTGVETRTSSPVCIKRGKDFQSINLKGFYPAGEGAGYAGGILSAGIDGIKVAEAVARDIVAAMEND, from the coding sequence ATGATTCGTATTAATGAAATTAGACTTCCTCTAGACCATGAGGAAGGCGCGCTATTAGACGCGATCACTAAAAAGCTTGGCATTCCTGCTGAGAAAGTTATCTCTTTTAACGTCTTTAGACGCGGCTACGATGCTCGTAAGAAAACCAATATTCAGCTGATCTACACGCTAGACATCATTGTTGAAGGTGATGAAGCGGCGCTGCTAGAGAAGTTTACCAAAGACCCACATGTTCGCCAAACTCCAGATATGGAGTACAAATTTGTCGCGAAAGCACCTGAAAGCCTGAAAGAGCGCCCTGTGGTTATCGGCTTCGGTCCTTGTGGTTTGTTTGCTGGTCTGGTTTTGGCTCAAATGGGCTTTAACCCAATCATTGTTGAGCGTGGCAAAGAAGTACGTGAACGTACTAAAGACACGTTCGGTTTTTGGCGCAAGCGTGCGCTAAACACAGAGTCAAACGTGCAGTTTGGTGAGGGCGGAGCAGGTACGTTCTCTGACGGCAAGCTTTACAGTCAGGTAAAAGATCCAAACTTCTACGGTCGTAAAGTGATCACTGAATTTGTCGATGCGGGTGCACCAGAAGAAATTCTTTACGTAAGTAAGCCGCACATCGGTACCTTTAAACTGGTTACGATGATCGAGAAAATGCGCGCGAAAATCATCGAACTGGGTGGTGAAATCCGCTTTAGCACACGTGTGGATGATCTTCACATGGAAGATGGTCAGATTACGGGTGTAACGCTATCTAATGGTGAAGAAATCAAGTCTCGCCACATCGTTCTTGCGGTTGGTCATAGTGCTCGTGACACTTTTGAAATGTTGCATGATCGTGGCGTTTACATGGAAGCAAAACCATTCTCGGTTGGTTTCCGTATTGAGCACAAGCAATCGATGATTGATGAAGCGCGCTTTGGTCCAAATGCTGGTAATCCGATTCTTGGTGCTGCGGATTACAAACTGGTGCACCACTGTAAGAATGGCCGTACTGTTTACAGCTTCTGTATGTGTCCGGGTGGTACTGTGGTTGCAGCTACGTCTGAAGAAGGCCGCGTAGTAACCAACGGTATGAGCCAATACTCTCGTTCAGAGCGTAACGCGAACAGTGCGATTGTTGTAGGCATCTCGCCAGAATTGGATTACCCGGGTGATCCGCTTGCAGGTATCCGCTTGCAGCGTGAGTTGGAATCTGGCGCTTACACGCTAGGTGGTGAGACGTACGACGCGCCAGCACAGAAGATTGGTGATTTCCTGAAAGGTCGCGATCCAAGTGAGTTGGGTGATGTGGAACCATCATTCACACCGGGCATTAAACTGACTGATTTGTCGAAAGCACTACCACCGTTCGCAATTGAAGCGATTCGTGAAGCGATCCCTGCTTTTGACCGCAAGATCAAAGGATTTGCTTCAGATGATGGCCTGTTAACGGGTGTGGAAACTCGTACTTCTTCACCGGTATGTATTAAACGTGGTAAAGACTTCCAGAGCATCAACTTGAAGGGTTTCTATCCAGCGGGAGAAGGTGCTGGTTATGCTGGTGGCATTCTGTCTGCTGGTATCGACGGTATCAAAGTCGCGGAAGCAGTCGCACGCGATATTGTTGCTGCGATGGAAAACGATTAA
- a CDS encoding type 1 glutamine amidotransferase: MKIGIITCGYVDPPLSDGHGQYADMIESAFASVNDAMTFQNFDAIKGELPSFDECHGFIITGSVHNAYDDLPWILDLADWIRCCEARRKPLVGICFGHQLIARALGGVVKKSEKGWGLGSYEVKVVALKKWMNLAINSARMLVSHQDQVVIVPKEMSVIAGNDFCPNFMLVKDNHILTVQGHPEFSSEFTELLVRKRQHLLSERQYEDAFAQLKKPNDSALFLHWMDAFFTRDQQRIGSEEMQKVG, translated from the coding sequence ATGAAAATTGGGATAATAACCTGCGGATATGTCGATCCACCTTTGTCTGATGGCCACGGCCAATATGCAGATATGATTGAAAGCGCTTTTGCTAGCGTGAATGACGCGATGACGTTTCAAAACTTTGACGCGATAAAAGGTGAGTTACCAAGTTTTGATGAGTGCCACGGTTTTATTATTACTGGTAGCGTGCACAACGCTTATGATGATTTGCCATGGATTCTGGATTTAGCGGATTGGATCCGTTGCTGTGAAGCAAGAAGAAAGCCACTGGTCGGGATTTGTTTCGGACATCAGTTAATTGCCAGAGCACTTGGTGGGGTGGTGAAAAAGTCTGAGAAAGGTTGGGGCTTGGGCAGTTATGAGGTAAAAGTCGTGGCACTTAAGAAATGGATGAATCTTGCCATTAACAGTGCACGTATGCTGGTAAGCCATCAAGATCAAGTGGTGATTGTACCCAAAGAGATGAGTGTTATCGCTGGCAATGACTTTTGCCCTAACTTCATGCTGGTTAAAGACAATCATATTTTAACCGTACAAGGTCATCCCGAATTCAGCTCCGAGTTTACCGAACTACTGGTGAGAAAGCGTCAACACCTGCTGTCTGAGCGTCAGTATGAGGATGCGTTTGCTCAGTTGAAGAAGCCTAACGATTCTGCTCTTTTTTTGCATTGGATGGACGCTTTCTTTACGCGTGATCAGCAAAGGATAGGCTCTGAGGAAATGCAGAAAGTCGGCTAA
- a CDS encoding cupin domain-containing protein, translated as MDVGKQLKTIRTMRGLSQRELAKRSGVTNSMISQIEQNLVNPSVGSLKKILEAIPISMGEFFTLDVESEDDIFFSPEQMTDLGDGKINLMLVGAKREGRKLAILHEVYPPGADTGTDFMQHEGEEGGVVIRGEIEITVGSRTQVLKAGDSYYFETRKPHRFRNKGKVECELISASTPPTF; from the coding sequence ATGGATGTAGGCAAGCAACTTAAGACGATCCGAACCATGCGTGGTTTATCTCAACGAGAGCTTGCGAAGAGAAGCGGCGTGACTAACTCCATGATCTCTCAAATTGAACAGAATCTTGTTAATCCGTCTGTCGGGTCACTAAAAAAGATACTGGAAGCGATTCCCATCTCAATGGGCGAGTTTTTTACCTTAGACGTTGAATCCGAGGATGACATCTTTTTTAGTCCGGAACAGATGACGGATTTAGGTGATGGCAAAATTAATCTGATGTTAGTGGGTGCGAAACGAGAAGGTCGAAAACTTGCCATATTGCATGAAGTTTACCCGCCAGGTGCTGATACCGGCACTGATTTCATGCAGCACGAAGGTGAAGAAGGCGGCGTGGTGATTCGCGGAGAAATAGAGATCACGGTAGGCAGTCGCACTCAGGTACTGAAAGCCGGTGATTCTTACTATTTTGAGACGCGTAAGCCACACCGATTTCGCAATAAAGGCAAGGTGGAGTGTGAGTTGATAAGCGCTTCGACACCACCAACGTTTTAG
- the fdxA gene encoding ferredoxin FdxA encodes MAFVVTDNCIQCKYTDCVAVCPADAFHEGPNFMVINPIECIDCGLCVDECDAHAIFQEDEVPEDQQIYTALNAELAEIWPVQTEVKPAMEDAEKWNGVPNKLDMLEK; translated from the coding sequence ATGGCATTTGTCGTAACCGATAACTGTATCCAATGTAAATACACTGACTGTGTCGCAGTGTGCCCGGCTGATGCCTTTCACGAAGGGCCAAACTTCATGGTAATCAACCCAATAGAGTGTATCGACTGCGGCTTGTGTGTTGACGAGTGTGACGCTCATGCGATTTTTCAGGAAGATGAAGTCCCAGAAGATCAACAAATCTATACGGCATTAAATGCAGAGCTTGCTGAGATTTGGCCAGTACAGACTGAGGTAAAACCAGCAATGGAAGACGCCGAGAAATGGAACGGCGTGCCAAACAAGCTAGATATGTTGGAAAAATAA